In Phyllostomus discolor isolate MPI-MPIP mPhyDis1 chromosome 2, mPhyDis1.pri.v3, whole genome shotgun sequence, the following are encoded in one genomic region:
- the LOC118499157 gene encoding uncharacterized protein C3orf20-like has translation MMFFLSFLFFQCDSSYYFSRLSLPTEGRDAWFASHLVCPVVLRRILCGKEGDSCRCSTYSIPEVTDLEYDYLISEQLSSIDQIVIVCVFSALEKDNTIQEVAEVYREQNRTRSMPCIQSCSDSFRFLKYNIISASKFTGSRCPLLVQRHNVIPGIFLMYIQGKLLFANFIFNGYSTSAKDLQKQIVKTRSDYHMGYFLPSDFRIR, from the exons ATGATGTTCTTTCTGTCCTTTCTGTTCTTCCAATGTGATTCCTCTTATTACTTTTCTAGGCTTTCTCTTCCTACTGAGGGCAGGGATGCATGGTTTGCTTCCCACCTGGTCTGTCCCGTGGTCCTAAGGAGGATTCTGTGTGGGAAGGAAGGGGACTCATGCCGATGTAGCACTTACAGCATTCCTGAGGTGACCGACCTGGAGTATGATTACCTGATCAGCGAGCAGCTCTCTTCCATCGACCAGATTGTTATAGTCTGTGTGTTCTCAGCTTTGGAAAAGGACAATACAATACAAGAAGTGGCCGAAGTGTATAGGGAACAGAACAGAACTAGAAGCATGCCTTGCATTCAG agttgttCGGATTCCTTTCGGTTTCTCAAATACAACATCATCTCTGCATCTAAATTCACCGGCAGCCGTTGTCCACTTCTGGTTCAAAGGCACAACGTCATTCCAGGAATTTTTTTG ATGTACATCCAGGGAAAATTACTATTTGCCAACTTTATTTTCAATGGTTATAGCACATCTGCTAAAGACCTTCAGAAGCAAATCGTGAAGACAAGGAGTGATTACCATATGGGGTATTTCCTGCCCAGTGACTTCAGAATCCGGTAG